One region of Brassica napus cultivar Da-Ae chromosome A10, Da-Ae, whole genome shotgun sequence genomic DNA includes:
- the LOC106423091 gene encoding BSD domain-containing protein 1 codes for MNFFTSVFSDDPDPPETESESDEQSNPNDDDGGWSFGGLMKTIADRSESVIETYRRDLEEFGTGLKKEIEVAQGSLGTVGHAIDELGSSVIKGTAEIIAQGKEAILAAGDNESDSSDNNTSGSNRRDSFSSKPYSRFDAQVRAVQGDVSTYSEEAEDDSDEYKKWESEFSLEEKGEEMEMLLEGNGEMRGVYKRVVPSVVDHETFWFRYFYKVYKLKQAEDLRANLVKRAALDDEEELSWDIDDEEEETSEIVAKDVSRLKLEGSDDTGSGDVKDDVASADSVTEVSNVGLKTDTDSEEKKETGSEEVPESIIVVDAAPSPAADESLIQDSDKRHEAVPESDESAPSHEDSDKPDVAASSLAQGSGKPDGAASATTQEEDLGWDEIEDMSSIDDKEASRASGGSPNRAELRKRLSAAEEDEEDLSWDIEDDV; via the coding sequence ATGAATTTCTTCACCTCCGTCTTCTCCGACGACCCAGATCCTCCGGAAACCGAATCAGAGTCCGATGAGCAATCTAATCCCAACGACGACGACGGAGGATGGAGCTTCGGCGGTCTGATGAAAACCATAGCCGACAGATCCGAGTCCGTGATCGAAACGTACCGGCGAGATCTAGAAGAGTTCGGGACAGGTTTAAAGAAAGAGATCGAAGTCGCGCAGGGATCGCTCGGCACCGTGGGACACGCCATCGACGAGCTTGGGAGCTCGGTGATAAAAGGCACGGCTGAGATCATCGCTCAAGGTAAAGAAGCGATCTTAGCCGCTGGTGATAACGAATCTGATTCTTCTGATAACAACACTAGCGGTAGTAATCGTCGTGATAGCTTTAGCTCGAAGCCGTATAGTCGTTTCGATGCTCAGGTTCGCGCTGTTCAAGGGGATGTTAGTACTTATAGCGAAGAGGCTGAGGATGATTCAGATGAGTACAAGAAGTGGGAATCTGAGTTTTCTTTGGAGGAGAAAGGTGAGGAGATGGAGATGTTGTTGGAAGGGAATGGGGAGATGAGAGGAGTGTATAAGAGGGTTGTTCCTAGTGTGGTTGATCACGAGACGTTTTGGTTTAGGTatttttataaggtttataagCTTAAGCAAGCTGAGGATTTGAGAGCTAATCTTGTGAAACGAGCAGCTTTGGATGATGAGGAAGAGTTGAGCTGGGATATTGATGATGAAGAGGAGGAGACTAGTGAGATAGTTGCCAAAGATGTTTCAAGATTGAAACTTGAGGGGAGTGATGATACTGGTAGTGGAGACGTGAAAGATGATGTGGCAAGTGCAGATTCAGTGACTGAAGTGAGCAATGTTGGTTTGAAGACAGATACAGATTCTGAGGAGAAGAAGGAAACTGGTAGTGAGGAAGTTCCAGAATCAATAATAGTAGTTGATGCTGCTCCTTCTCCTGCAGCTGATGAGTCTTTAATTCAAGATTCGGACAAAAGACACGAGGCTGTTCCAGAATCTGATGAGAGTGCTCCATCCCATGAAGACTCAGATAAACCAGATGTTGCTGCTTCTTCATTAGCACAAGGGTCAGGTAAGCCAGATGGTGCTGCTTCTGCAACAACTCAAGAAGAGGATTTGGGATGGGACGAGATAGAGGATATGAGCAGCATCGATGATAAGGAAGCGAGTAGAGCTTCTGGTGGTAGTCCAAACAGAGCTGAGCTGCGTAAACGGCTGAGTGCTgcagaggaagatgaagaagacttAAGTTGGGACATTGAAGATGACGTCTAA
- the LOC106422939 gene encoding exosome complex component RRP4 homolog, whose translation MMMRKIQLPFTQTQKVRYERAIERLQSLSSTVNSDASVIVTDTIPVNHEDAFLKGHGTSEVDGELLATVCGVVERVDKLVYVRTLRARYKPEVGDIVVGRVIEVAQKRWRVELNFTQDGVLMLSSMNMPDGSQRRRTSVDELNMRNIFVEHDVVCAEVRSIQHDGSLQLHARSQKYGKLEKGQLLKVDPYLVKRSKHHFHYIESLGIDLIIGCNGFIWVGEHVEVRDPVMMIDDQKDAEMISSSSSTKEQSHTPLETRQNICRIGNAIRVLSNLGFTVTVEVITETLNLSNSKNIDIHNMLGSEFHVVVAENEAERRREKRKK comes from the exons ATGATGATGAGAAAGATACAATTACCGTTTACACAGACGCAGAAGGTGAGGTACGAGAGAGCCATAGAGCGGCTACAATCACTCTCATCGACGGTAAACTCCGACGCTTCTGTTATCGTCACAGACACCATTCCCGTCAACCACGAAGACGCCTTCCTCAA GGGACACGGGACTTCCGAGGTCGACGGCGAGCTGCTCGCGACGGTTTGTGGAGTTGTTGAGCGCGTGGATAAGCTCGTCTATGTACGCACCTTACGCGCCAG GTACAAGCCTGAGGTTGGTGATATTGTGGTAGGACGTGTCATTGAG GTTGCTCAAAAACGTTGGAGAGTAGAGCTCAACTTTACTCAGGATGGTGTACTAATGCTTTCTTCCATGAACATGCCCGATGGTAGTCAG AGGCGAAGAACGTCTGTAGATGAACTCAACATGCGGAACATCTTTGTAGAACATGATGTCGTTTGT GCCGAAGTACGCAGCATTCAGCATGATGGGAGCTTGCAGTTACACGCAAGGAGTCAGAAGTATGGAAAG CTTGAGAAGGGACAGCTTCTCAAGGTTGATCCCTACTTGGTTAAGAGAAGCAAACATCACTTTCATTACATAGAAAGCCTTGGGATCGATTTGATTATCGGCTGCAATGGCTTCATATGGGTCGGAGAACACGTCGAAGTCAGAGATCCTGTGATGATGATCGATGATCAAAAGGATGCTGAGATgatctcttcctcctcctccaccaaaGAGCAGAGCCACACTCCACTCGAGACTCGTCAAAACATATGCAGAATCGGGAACGCCATACGCGTCTTATCTAACCTAGGCTTCACCGTGACTGTAGAAGTGATCACCGAGACTCTAAACCTCAGCAACTCAAAGAATATCGACATACACAACATGCTTGGGTCAGAGTTTCACGTAGTGGTCGCAGAGAATGAAGCTGAAAGAAGACGTGAAAAGAGGAAAAAGTGA
- the LOC106423082 gene encoding putative E3 ubiquitin-protein ligase RF4, with protein MVKKQEEMNVCDKVGVSPHQEKGRNNKRKLADPSQDKEASLTEFPRYEDQLKLEESDDTVEWDDPFACRLEELLSSNLLALFLNAMKQVIDCGYTDDDVLKAISGSRLYCGGSDLVSNIVSNALNVLKNGGEGGGEGSRDYVFEDLQQLVGYTLVEMISLVKEVRPSLSTVEAMWRLLMCDLNVLQAFELESSDSPGFSLSEASESLAAESNNPPNSGDPDNQKPQQTNAQSDQSEPLKFGNFPNYKSTHSSGTASGKGVASGSTVSGAGVKSTSFTLVSDEKVVSSRKGRTKKEIPMLRQKSCVEKIRTYGKGSGSYKAAKFASVGSFLLEKRAKSSSELLARNCSSKMTTEIGVKVSLEETSCFVRKKSSKSESPVVVVDGQGYITALPAIAATKASKKKSGSEPIKLVPSASDKKSGSQPAKLVPSASEKKSGSQPVKLVPSASEKKPGSEPVKLVPSASEKKSVSSVKSVPSVPIASGKKSCSESEEKASVSEKLAPDYYAGIPYDASLGIYIPRDKKDELILKLVPRVDDLQNELQVWTDWANQKVKEATGRLLKDQPELKALRKERELAKQHKKEKQLMEENTMKRLSEMEIAVKNATSQFEKANNTARRLEVEQSSLKKEMEAAKMRAAESAESYREAKERGQKSFKDSQSWEGQKAMLQEELKVQRDKVTVMQKEVNKAKNRQNQIEVTLKQEKTAKGKLTAQACAIKKERKKLEALGKAEEERIKAKAEADMKYYIDNIKRLERDITELKLKSEYSRIMALKKGGGGNEPKPRKRENHGVAKVKRERECVMCLSEEMSVIFLPCAHQVLCFTCNQLHEKEGMKDCPSCRGTIQRRIQARFARTG; from the exons ATGGttaagaagcaagaagaaaTGAATGTTTGTGACAAAGTAGGAGTATCACCACACCAGGAGAAAGGAAGGAACAACAAGAGAAAGCTAGCTGATCCTTCTCAAGATAAGGAGGCTTCTCTCACTGAGTTCCCTCGTTATGAGGATCAGCTCAAACTCGAAGAGTCTGATGATACTGTTGAATGGGATGACCCGTTTGCGTGTCGTCTCGAAGAGCTACTGTCATCGAATCTGCTCGCGCTTTTCCTTAATGCGATGAAGCAGGTTATTGATTGCGGATACACCGATGATGATGTGCTGAAAGCTATCTCGGGGAGTAGGCTCTACTGTGGAGGGAGTGATCTTGTGTCGAACATTGTTAGTAACGCCTTGAATGTTCTCAAGAACGGAGGCGAAGGTGGTGGTGAGGGTTCGAGGGATTATGTTTTTGAGGATTTACAGCAGCTTGTTGGGTATACGTTGGTGGAGATGATAAGTCTTGTTAAGGAAGTTAGGCCGTCGCTCTCGACGGTTGAAGCCATGTGGCGGCTTTTGATGTGCGACTTGAATGTCTTGCAAGCGTTTGAACTTGAGTCGTCTGATTCTCCTGGTTTCAGTTTGAGTGAAGCGTCTGAGTCTCTTGCTGCTGAGTCTAATAATCCTCCAAACTCGGGTGATCCAGATAATCAAAAGCCTCAGCAAACCAATGCGCAAAGTGATCAGAGTGAGCCACTCAAGTTCGGAAACTTCCCTAACTACAAGAGTACTCATTCTAGTGGAACAGCATCAGGAAAAGGAGTAGCTTCAGGTAGCACTGTTTCTGGCGCAGGCGTTAAAAGTACATCTTTTACTCTTGTCTCTGATGAAAAAGTAGTGTCTTCTCGGAAAGGCCGCACTAAGAAAGAAATACCCATGCTTCGTCAGAAATCGTGTGTGGAGAAGATTAGGACTTACGGCAAAGGCAGTGGCAGCTATAAGGCGGCAAAGTTTGCATCAGTCGGCAGTTTCCTTCTAGAGAAGAGAGCCAAATCATCTTCTGAATTGTTGGCTAGAAATTGCTCATCAAAGATGACAACAGAGATTGGGGTGAAAGTTTCATTAGAGGAAACCAGCTGTTTCGTACGTAAGAAGAGTAGTAAGTCAGAATCACCTGTGGTAGTGGTCGACGGACAGGGATATATAACCGCCTTACCTGCAATTGCTGCAACTAAAGCATCCAAAAAGAAGTCTGGTTCTGAGCCTATAAAGCTGGTACCTTCAGCTTCAGATAAGAAGTCTGGTTCTCAGCCTGCAAAGCTGGTACCCTCAGCTTCAGAAAAGAAGTCTGGTTCTCAGCCTGTAAAGCTGGTACCTTCAGCTTCAGAAAAGAAGCCTGGTTCTGAGCCTGTAAAGCTGGTACCTTCAGCTTCAGAAAAGAAGTCTGTTTCTTCTGTTAAGTCTGTTCCTTCTGTACCTATAGCTTCAGGAAAGAAGTCTTGTTCTGAGTCTGAAGAAAAGGCTTCTGTGTCTGAAAAGTTAGCACCAGATTACTACGCTGGTATACCCTATGATGCATCTTTGGGTATATATATTCCCCGGGATAAAAAGGATGAGTTGATTTTAAAGCTAGTTCCTCGAGTGGATGACCTGCAGAATGAACTGCAGGTGTGGACGGACTGGGCTAATCAGAAAGTAAAAGAAGCAACTGGTAGACTTCTCAAGGATCAGCCAGAGCTCAAGGCATTAAGGAAAGAGCGAGAACTGGCAAAACAGCATAAGAAAGAGAAGCAGTTAATGGAAGAAAACACTATGAAGAGGCTGTCTGAGATGGAGATTGCGGTGAAAAATGCGACCAGCCAGTTTGAAAAAGCTAACAATACTGCACGCAGGCTCGAGGTAGAACAATCTTCActgaagaaagagatggaagcTGCTAAGATGAGAGCTGCCGAGTCTGCTGAGAGTTATAGAGAAGCAAAAGAGAGAGGGCAAAAGTCGTTTAAGGATAGTCAGTCGTGGGAAGGGCAGAAGGCTATGTTGCAGGAAGAGCTCAAGGTTCAAAGAGACAAGGTGACAGTGATGCAAAAAGAAGTCAACAAAGCAAAAAACCGCCAGAATCAAATTGAG GTTACTTTGAAACAAGAAAAGACGGCCAAAGGGAAACTCACTGCCCAGGCTTGTGcaatcaaaaaagaaagaaagaaactcgAAGCACTTGGAAAAGCCGAAGAAGAGCGGATCAAAGCGAAAGCGGAAGCAGACATGAAATACTACATAGATAACATCAAGAGACTTGAGAGAGATATCACAGAGCTGAAGCTTAAATCAGAGTACTCGAGAATAATGGCGCTGAAGAAAGGAGGCGGGGGAAACGAGCCAAAGCCAAGGAAAAGAGAGAATCATGGTGTGGCAAAGgtgaagagagaaagagaatgcGTGATGTGTTTGTCAGAAGAGATGAGTGTGATCTTCTTGCCGTGTGCGCACCAAGTTCTTTGCTTCACATGCAATCAGCTTCATGAGAAAGAAGGAATGAAGGACTGTCCGTCTTGTCGTGGGACGATCCAGAGGAGGATTCAAGCTCGTTTCGCTCGCACAGGTTAA
- the LOC106423076 gene encoding autophagy-related protein 18g-like, translating into MMKKGKGKNTSSGLLPSSFKIISSCLKTVSANATNVASSVRSAGASVAASISPAEDDKDQVTWAGFGILELSQHITRHVLLLGYQNGFQVFDVEDASNFNELVSKRGGPVSFLQMQPLPARSGDHEGFGNSHPLLLVVAGDDTTGTGSGQSFSHNGSLARDGRVDFSADATSYPTTVRFYSLRSHSYVYVLRFRSSVCMIRCSSRVVAVGLATQIYCFDALTLENKFSVLTYPVPQPVRQGTTRVNVGYGPMAVGPRWLAYASNSSITMKTGRLSPQSFVSSPSVSPSRATGGSSVMARYAMESSKQLANGLLNLGDMGYKTLSKYYQEMLPDGSNSPASPNSVWKVGGGAGLDAENAGMVAVKDLVSGAVVSQFKAHTSPVSALCFDPSGTLLVTASVCGNNINVFQIMPSRSHSAPGDLSYECDTSHVHLFKLHRGITSAIVQDICFSRHSQWVAIISSKGTCHIFVLNPSGSDVGLLPLNYEGEEPARLSASTFPWWNTQTLAINHPSSSPPQAVALSVVSRIKYSSFGWLNTVSNAATAATGKVFVPSGAVAAVFHKSVTYDLQQNSRTNSLEHILVYTPSGHVVQHELLPSVSTESPESGSRVHRASHAQVQEDELRVKVEPIQWWDVCRRSDWLETEERLPKSITEKQYHLDTGSINLPIHEDACLSVDINVNFGEHKTSSEKAPERSHCYLSNFEVKVTSGILPVWQNSKISFHVMDSPKDNTGGEFEIEIVPAHELEIKQKKLMPVFDHFHSTKATPEERFSLKCYHASALGSYQANGKICQDIINCHSKPGSVESAGSSEESSSKRMDNFHDSDHMNNSFKSSLNLYPTTNGFYKEIEKENTNGFVETLVTAELYTVEDTRMENHITNGFTTQPVHTDNSVNEQMLSPGKSSMNFGFALLEEHCKPVADPKEEHLKKSDEGTNGHHINVNNNTEKPQGDEMVCGMVSFVGD; encoded by the exons atgatgaagaaaggGAAAGGGAAGAATACTAGTAGTGGCTTGTTACCTTCTTCCTTTAAGATCATTTCTTCTTGCCTTAAAACTGTATCCGCCAACGCCACCAACGTTGCCTCCTCCGTTCGTTCCGCCGGAGCTTCCGTCGCCGCTTCTATCTCCCCTGCAGAAGATGACAAGGATCAG GTGACATGGGCTGGCTTTGGCATTCTCGAGCTGAGTCAACATATCACAAGACATGTTCTCTTACTCGGCTATCAGAATGGCTTTCAAGTCTTTGATGTTGAGGATGCCTCTAATTTTAATGAACTTGTCTCGAAACGCGGCGGCCCAGTTTCGTTCTTACAGATGCAGCCATTACCTGCTAGGTCTGGTGATCATGAGGGTTTTGGGAACTCGCATCCGCTTTTGCTGGTTGTTGCTGGGGATGACACAACTGGCACGGGTTCGGGTCAAAGCTTTTCGCATAATGGTTCATTAGCGAGGGACGGTAGAGTTGACTTTTCCGCAGATGCCACTAGTTATCCGACCACTGTTCGCTTTTACTCCCTCAGGTCTCACAGCTATGTATATGTTCTGAGATTTCGGTCATCTGTTTGCATGATTAGATGCAGCTCCCGAGTAGTAGCTGTTGGCCTTGCAACTCAA ATATATTGCTTTGACGCACTTACTCTGGAAAATAAGTTCAGTGTTCTCACTTATCCTGTTCCTCAGCCAGTGAGACAAGGGACAACTAGGGTTAATGTTGGCTATGGTCCGATGGCTGTTGGTCCAAGGTGGCTTGCATATGCTTCCAACAGTTCCATAACCATGAAAACAGGGCGTCTAAGCCCACAGAGCTTTGTTTCTTCACCCAGCGTCAGTCCAAGTAGAGCGACTGGTGGAAGTAGCGTGATGGCCCGTTATGCGATGGAGTCTAGTAAGCAGTTAGCCAATGGACTACTCAACTTGGGGGACATGGGATATAAAACATTGTCAAAATACTACCAAGAAATGCTCCCTGATGGATCTAATTCTCCAGCGTCGCCAAATTCAGTCTGGAAAGTTGGTGGGGGTGCTGGATTGGATGCAGAGAATGCTGGAATG GTTGCTGTCAAAGATCTTGTTTCCGGAGCTGTAGTATCACAGTTCAAGGCTCATACGAGTCCTGTCTCAGCCCTTTGTTTTGACCCTAGTGGAACCCTATTGGTTACTGCTTCTGTGTGTGGGAACAATATCAATGTCTTTCAGATAATGCCATCTCGTTCACATAGTGCACCTGGTGACCTAAGTTATGAGTGCGACACTTCTCATGTGCATCTCTTCAAGCTGCATAGAGGGATCACTTCGGCT ATTGTCCAGGACATTTGCTTTAGTCGGCACAGTCAGTGGGTGGCTATTATTTCATCCAAGGGTACTTGCCACATTTTCGTTTTAAACCCCTCTGGCAGCGATGTTGGGCTGCTACCTTTAAATTATGAGGGTGAAGAACCTGCCCGACTTTCAGCTTCAACTTTTCCATGGTGGAATACTCAGACTTTGGCAATTAATCATCCGTCTTCATCGCCACCACAAGCTGTAGCCCTTTCTGTAGTGAGCAGAATAAAATACAGCAGTTTTGGGTGGCTTAACACAGTAAGCAATGCTGCCACTGCTGCAACTGGAAAAGTTTTTGTACCATCGGGTGCCGTGGCTGCTGTTTTTCACAAGTCTGTTACATATGACCTTCAACAGAACTCGCGAACTAACTCATTGGAGCATATTTTAGTATATACTCCATCAGGCCATGTGGTGCAGCATGAACTTCTGCCATCTGTTTCCACAGAATCGCCTGAAAGTGGTTCGAGAGTGCACAGAGCATCACATGCTCAAGTTCAGGAGGATGAATTGAGGGTCAAAGTTGAGCCTATCCAGTGGTGGGATGTATGCAGAAGGTCTGACTGGCTGGAAACAGAGGAACGACTTCCCAAAAGTATCACTGAAAAGCAATACCATTTGGATACAGGGTCGATTAACTTGCCAATCCATGAGGATGCATGTCTTTCCGTTGACATAAATGTCAACTTTGGTGAACATAAAACTAGTTCTGAGAAGGCCCCTGAAAGATCCCACTGCTATCTTTCTAACTTTGAAGTAAAGGTTACCTCAGGGATACTACCAGTGTGGCAAAATTCTAag ATCTCTTTTCACGTGATGGACTCTCCAAAAGATAATACTGGTGGAGAGTTTGAGATAGAAATCGTCCCAGCCCATGAACTtgaaataaaacagaaaaaactCATGCCAGTTTTTGATCATTTCCACAGCACCAAAGCTACGCCGGAGGAGAG GTTTTCCCTGAAATGTTATCACGCATCGGCATTGGGATCTTACCAAGCCAATGGAAAGATTTGCCAAGATATAATCAACTGTCACTCGAAGCCAGGATCAGTAGAGTCTGCTGGAAGTTCTGAAGAGA GTTCATCAAAACGGATGGATAATTTCCATGATTCGGATCACATGAACAACTCATTCAAGTCTTCTTTAAACCTTTACCCAACAACAAATGGGTTCTACAAGGAAATAGAGAAGGAGAACACAAATGGGTTTGTTGAGACACTTGTAACAGCCGAACTCTACACGGTAGAAGATACCCGGATGGAGAATCACATCACAAATGGCTTCACCACACAACCTGTACACACCGATAATTCAGTCAATGAACAGATGCTCTCTCCAGGAAAATCTTCTATGAACTTTGGTTTTGCTTTGCTTGAAGAACACTGTAAACCAGTAGCAGATCCAAAAGAAGAACACTTGAAGAAGTCAGATGAAGGTACTAATGGTCATCATATAAACGTCAACAACAATACAGAGAAACCACAAGGAGATGAGATGGTATGTGGTATGGTCTCCTTTGTAGGCGATTGA
- the LOC106422941 gene encoding omega-hydroxypalmitate O-feruloyl transferase-like — MDSCIQELKFSHLHIPVTINSKFLVHPSSPTPADQSPRHSLYLSNLDDTVGARVLTPSVYFYRSSNDQTKNRESLVLKRLQDALAEVLVLYYPLSGRLREVENGKLEVFFGAEQGALMVSASSSMGLDYLGDLTVPNPAWLPLIFHYPKEEAYKILEMPLLIVQVTFFTCGGFSLGIRLCHCICDGFGAMQFLASWAATAKNGRLIADPEPVWDREVFKPRNPPMVKYTHDEYLAVEERSNLTNSLWETKPLQKCYRINKEFQCRVKSIAQGQDSSLMCSSFDAMAAHIWKSWVKALDVKPLEYNLRLTFSVNVRTRLEALKLREGFYGNVVCLACATSSVNNVMNDTLSKTTRLVQEARVRVTEDYLRSMVDYVEVKRPKRLEFGGKLMITQWTRFEMYETADFGWGKPVYAGPIDLRPTPQVCVLLPQGGVESGGDQSMVVCLCLPPSAVHKFTRLLSLND; from the coding sequence atgGACTCTTGTATCCAAGAACTTAAGTTCTCTCATCTCCATATCCCAGTCACCATCAACAGCAAGTTTCTTGTACATCCATCAAGTCCAACACCTGCAGATCAGTCTCCTCGCCATAGTCTCTATCTATCAAACCTTGATGATACGGTCGGAGCGCGTGTCCTCACTCCCTCCGTTTATTTCTACCGATCTAGCAATGACCAAACCAAAAACAGAGAATCTTTGGTACTTAAACGGCTTCAAGATGCTCTTGCTGAGGTTTTAGTTCTGTACTATCCACTCTCCGGTAGGTTAAGAGAAGTTGAAAATGGGAAGCTAGAAGTCTTCTTCGGCGCAGAGCAAGGTGCGTTGATGGTGTCAGCGAGTTCTTCAATGGGCTTAGATTATCTTGGAGATCTCACAGTGCCAAATCCAGCTTGGCTACCGTTAATCTTTCATTATCCTAAAGAAGAAGCTTACAAAATACTTGAGATGCCGTTACTTATAGTTCAAGTAACGTTCTTCACATGTGGTGGGTTTAGCCTTGGGATTAGACTCTGCCATTGCATTTGCGATGGTTTTGGAGCTATGCAGTTTCTTGCCTCGTGGGCTGCTACTGCTAAAAACGGGAGACTGATTGCAGACCCTGAGCCGGTTTGGGATAGAGAAGTCTTCAAACCAAGGAATCCTCCAATGGTGAAGTACACACATGATGAGTACCTTGCGGTTGAAGAAAGATCAAATCTGACGAACTCTCTGTGGGAAACGAAGCCGTTGCAGAAATGTTACAGGATAAACAAGGAGTTTCAGTGTCGGGTCAAAAGCATTGCTCAAGGACAAGACTCAAGCTTAATGTGCAGCTCATTTGATGCAATGGCTGCACATATATGGAAATCATGGGTCAAAGCACTTGATGTGAAGCCATTAGAATACAATCTCAGGCTCACGTTTTCGGTCAACGTAAGAACAAGACTCGAAGCTCTCAAACTGAGAGAAGGGTTCTACGGCAACGTGGTGTGTTTGGCTTGCGCTACGAGCAGTGTCAACAATGTTATGAACGATACACTTTCCAAGACAACGAGGTTGGTTCAAGAGGCGAGGGTTAGGGTAACAGAGGATTACTTGCGTTCTATGGTGGACTACGTGGAGGTGAAACGGCCAAAGAGATTAGAGTTCGGAGGGAAGCTAATGATAACGCAATGGACACGGTTTGAGATGTATGAGACTGCAGATTTTGGATGGGGTAAACCGGTTTACGCAGGGCCGATAGACTTGAGACCTACGCCACAGGTTTGTGTATTGTTACCTCAAGGAGGAGTCGAGTCTGGTGGTGATCAGAGCATGGTGGTTTGCCTTTGTTTGCCTCCTTCTGCTGTTCATAAGTTCACTCGGCTTCTATCTTTAAATGATTGA
- the LOC106422942 gene encoding 1-aminocyclopropane-1-carboxylate oxidase homolog 5-like, producing the protein MELADRCIQAKAFDQTKAGVKGLADSGITEIPAMFHAPLSALTSLKPPPSQLTIPTVDLNGGSLCSKKQDMRRRSVVEKIGEASEKWGFFQVINHGIQLEVLERMLQGIRAFHEQDSEAKKRFYTRDFSSDTYYASNFDLYTSQGASWRDTVGCYTAPDPPRLEDLPAVCGEIMMEFSKHMKALGELLFELLSEALGLNSNHLKDIDCAKSQVMFCQYYPPCPQPNLTLGLSKHTDFSFLTVLLQDNIGGLQVLRDQTWIDVPPVPGALVVNIGDLLQLITNDKFISAEHRVVANGSTEPRISAPCFFSTFMKANPHVYGPIKELLSEENPAKYRELTINEFADIFRSKTISTPALHHFRI; encoded by the exons atggaGTTAGCTGATCGTTGTATTCAAGCAAAAGCTTTCGACCAGACCAAAGCCGGAGTGAAAGGTCTTGCGGATTCAGGAATCACAGAGATTCCTGCCATGTTCCAt gcacCTCTCTCTGCTTTAACAAGCCTGAAACCACCACCTTCGCAGCTAACTATCCCTACTGTCGATCTTAACGGAGGAAGCTTGTGTTCCAAGAAACAAGACATGCGGAGAAGGAGCGTGGTTGAGAAGATCGGAGAAGCATCTGAGAAATGGGGATTCTTCCAGGTGATCAACCACGGGATACAACTCGAGGTGTTGGAGAGGATGCTCCAAGGGATCCGTGCGTTTCATGAGCAAGACTCGGAAGCTAAGAAACGGTTCTACACTCGTGATTTCAGTAGCGACACTTATTACGCAAGTAACTTTGATCTCTACACTTCTCAGGGTGCAAGTTGGAGAGACACTGTGGGTTGTTATACGGCCCCTGATCCTCCTAGACTAGAGGATTTGCCTGCGGTTTGTGG GGAGATTATGATGGAGTTCTCAAAACACATGAAAGCTTTAGGTGAACTGCTCTTTGAGCTTCTGTCAGAGGCTTTAGGGTTAAACTCAAATCACCTCAAGGACATTGATTGCGCCAAGTCTCAAGTGATGTTTTGCCAATACTACCCACCTTGCCCTCAGCCTAACCTAACTTTAGGCTTAAGCAAGCACACCGATTTTTCGTTTCTCACCGTTCTACTTCAGGACAACATTGGAGGGCTTCAAGTTCTCCGTGACCAAACCTGGATTGATGTCCCTCCTGTCCCTGGAGCTCTTGTCGTTAACATTGGAGATCTTCTCCAG CTTATAACCAATGACAAGTTCATAAGCGCTGAGCATAGAGTGGTAGCGAATGGATCTACTGAACCGCGTATTTCAGCGCCATGTTTCTTCAGCACGTTTATGAAGGCGAATCCTCATGTCTACGGGCCCATCAAAGAGCTTCTGTCTGAAGAAAACCCTGCCAAGTACAGGGAATTAACCATCAACGAGTTCGCAGATATCTTCAGGTCAAAAACGATCAGTACTCCTGCGTTACATCACTTTAGGATCTAA